CCGCAACCCGGGGCTGTCAACGCGAAATTCGAGCCAAGGGGATTTTGTTTTCCTTTGCCAGCAAATTCAGGGTGTCGTATCAACCGGAGCAGGTGGATACGATGACGACCGATCATCCCGAAAACGCTCCCATCCTTGTGACCGGGGCCACCGGATACGTCGGGGGCAGGCTGGTCCCCCTGCTGCTGGCGCGGGGCGTGCGCGTGCGCGCCGTGGCCCGCTCCCTGGACAAACTCGCCTGCCGCCCCTTCGCCTCCCATCCGGCCTGCGAACTGGCCCGGGCCGACGTGCGCGACTTAGAAAGCCTGCGCACGGCCCTTCAGGGCTGCCGGGCGGCCTATTACCTGGTTCACTCCATGGGTTCGGCCGGAAAGGATTTCGCCTCCTCCGACGTGGAATCCGCCCGCGCCTTCGCTACGGCCTGCGCCGAGGCGGGCGTTTCGCGCATCATCTACCTGGGCGGCCTCGGCGACGAGCGCGCCGACCTCTCCCACCATCTGCGCTCCCGCCTGGAAACCGCCAAGGCCCTGGCCTCGGGGCCTGTGCCGGTGACCTTTCTGCGCGCGGCGGCCATCCTGGGCGCGGGCAGCGCCTCCTACGAGATCCTACGCTCGCTGGTGGAGCGCCTGCCCGTGATGCTCACCCCGCGCTGGGTGCACACCCGCTGCCAACCCATCTCCATCCGCGACGTGCTCGACTATCTGGCCGGATGCCTGGAGCACCCCGAGACCGTCGGGCAGACCTACGACATCGGCGGGCCGGACATCCTCACCTATGAGGACCTGTTCCACCTCTACGCCGAGGTGGCCGGGCTGAAAAAGCGCCTCATCATCCCCGTTCCCTTCCTGAGCACCGCCCTGTCCGCCCTGTGGGTGCGCTTCGTCACGCCCGTGCCGCCTTCGGTTGCCGGGCCGCTCATCGAGGGGCTTCGAAACGAGGTAGTCTGCCGCGACACGCGCATCCGGGATATCATTCCCCTGCCTCTGCAGAGCTGCCGCGAGACCTTTCAGGCCGCCCGGCGTGAGCTCAAGGACCGGCTCGTCCCCACATGCTGGGCCGACGCCGGGCTTGTGCTCCCCCCGGAGTGGCTGGTCTGCGGCGACGCCCCCTACGCCGGAGGGCCGGTGTACGAGATCGGCTACGAGGCCGTTTTCGACGCCCCACCCGAAAAAGTCTGGCCCGCCGTGGAATCCATCGGCGGGGAGCGCGGCTGGTATTTCGCCAACATCCTCTGGAAGCTGCGCGGCGGGATCGACCGCCTGCTCGGCGGCGCGGGTCTCGGGCCCGGCCGGCGCGATCCGCAGTGCCTGCTGACGGGCGACTCCCTGGACTGCTGGCGCGTGTGGGAGTCTTCCCCGCCGAGCCGGCTGACCCTGCTGGCGGCCATGAAGTCCCCCGGCGAGGCGGCGCTTACGCTGACGCTCGCGCCCTCGCCCGGCGGACGCGCCCGGTTCACCCTGCTGGCCCGGTTCCAGCCCAGGGGGCTTGCGGGCCTGGCGTACTGGTACGCCATGTTCCTGCCCCATCTGGCCCTGTTCACCGGGCTTGTCCGGGGGCTGGCCCGCGCGGCCGGTGCCGGGATCGTGTCCGGACCCACCCGCGCAACCCCCCTCGTGCCCGGGCAATGCCGTCTGCCGAACCGCCCATGAGGGTCGCACCCAGGATGACATTTGGGTCACAATGGGGCGCAGCGCTTGATTTTTGCCTATCCTGGGGGTAGCGGGGCAGGGCCTCGGAAAGGGGGATTTTTTTCGTGCGCGTATTCCAACCGTCCATACCGGCCAGAAAGGGCCTCGCCGCCGCCGACGGGCTCGTTCTCCTGGCGCTATTCGTGCTGGCGTACACGGGCGTGCGCCTGGCCGCCCAGTCCCCGGAGGTGGTGGACGGTCCGGCCATCACCACCGACCCGTCGAGCCTGCCCTGGTACGCGCTCCTGTCCGTGGGACGGATGTTCGCGGCCTATGTGCTCTCGCTTCTGTTCACCTTCTTCTACGGCACGGCGGCCGCGCGCAACAAGCAGGCCCAGGTGGTGCTCATGCCCATCCTGGACATCCTCCAGAGCGTGCCCATCCTGTCGTTCTTGCCCGTGGTCATCCTGAGCCTGGCCGCCGTCCTGCCCCTGACCCTGGCCGTGGAGCTTTCCTCGGTCGTGCTCATATTCACCTCCCAGGCCTGGAACATGACCTTCGCCTGGTACCAGTCGCTCACCACCATCCCCAAAGAGCTTCAGGAGGCCGCCAGCATCTTCCGCTTCAACAAGTGGATGCGTTTTCGCGTGCTGGAGCTGCCGTTCGCGGCCATCGGCCTTCTGTGGAACTCCATGATGAGCTGGGCCGGGGGCTGGTTCTTCCTCATGGCATCGGAGATGTTCACCGTGGGCCAGAAGGACTTCCGCCTGCCCGGGCTCGGTGCCTACCTGCAGGAGGCCGCCTCCAAGGGCGACCTCAAGGCCATCTCCTGGGGCGTGGGCACGCTCTTGGCCGTGATCATCTGCCTGGACACCTTCGTGTGGCGGCCGCTCCTGGCCTGGTCGGAGCGCTTCAAGCTCCAGATGCAGGAGAGCGAGGAGCCCGCCACATCCTGGTTCCTGGATTCCATGCGCGCCTCGCGCCTCATCGGCTGGATATTCGAGAAATGCCTGGAGCCGGTCCTGGAGTTCCTGGACTCCTTGTTCCTCAAGCTCAAGCCCGTGGAGGGCGACGCTGCCGCCGGGCGCGGCTGGGGCATGCGGCTCTTCACCCTGGCCGTGCTGGCCGGAGGCGGCTACGGGGCCTTCCAGGCCGTGGGCATGCTCACACAGGTGGGGCCGGACAAGTGGATGGAGATCGGCCTCGGGCTTTTGGCCACCCTGGCCAGGGTCTGGGCCGCGCTCATCATCGCCCTGGCCATCACGCTGCCGCTGGGCCTGGGCATCGGGCTCAACAAGCGCATGTCCAACCTGCTGCTGCCCGTGGTGCAGGTGCTGGCCTCCATTCCGTCCACGGCGCTCTTTCCGGTGGTGCTGCTGGTGCTTCTCAAGCTGCCGGGCGGGCTGGCCGGAGCCTCGGTGTTCCTCATGCTCATGGGAACCATCTGGTACCTGCTCTTCAACATCATGGCCGGGGCCTCGGCCATCCCGCAGGAACTCATCAGCATGAGCGCCATCCTCAAGATCGAGGGATGGGAGCGCTGGAAGACCCTCTACCTGCCCGCGCTCTTCCCCTACTGCATCACCGGGGCCATCACCGCCACCGGCGGTGCCTGGAACGCCTCCATCGTGGCCGAGTACGTCCTCTTCGGCGGGGATTACGTCACCACCACGGGCCTGGGCTCCATCATCGCCCAGGCCACAGCTGCCGGGGACTACCCCCTGCTGCTGGCCGCCACCCTGGTCATGGTGGGCACCGTGGTCGGGTTCAACCGCTTCTTCTGGCGCAGGCTCTACAGGCTTGCCGCCGAACGCTATGTGATGGAGTAGGCCATGCGCGAAGTTCTCCAGCATCTCAAGAAGGTTTCCCAGATTTACGGCATCGGCGACCGGCAGTTCACCGCCATCTCCGACGTGGAGCTGGACATCGGCGAGGGCGAGTTCGTCTCGCTGCTCGGCCCCTCCGGCTGCGGCAAGTCCACGCTTCTGCGCATCATCACCGGCCTGCAGAAGCCCACCTCCGGCGAGGTGCTCTACCGGGGCGAAGCGCTCAACGGCGTGAACCCCCGTTCGTCCATCATCTTCCAGAGCTTCGCCCTCTATCCCTGGCTCACCGTGCAGGAGAACGTCGAGGTGGCCCTCAAGGCGCGCGGCGTCACTCCCAAGCAGCGCGCCCGCCGCGCTCTGGACATGCTCCACCGCGTGGGCCTGGAGGGCTTCGAGACCGCCTACCCGCGCGAGCTTTCCGGCGGCATGCGCCAGAAGGTGGGTTTCGCTCGCGCCCTGTCCATCGAGCCGGAGCTTCTGTGCCTGGACGAGCCCTTCTCCGCCCTGGACCCCCTCTCGGCCGAGGCCCTGCGCGGCGAACTCCTGGAACTCTGGACCACGGGGGCCATCCCCACCAAGAGTCTGCTCATGGTCTCCCACAACATCGAGGAGGCCGTGTTCATGTCCGACCGCATCGTGCTCATGGAAAAGGAGCCC
The DNA window shown above is from Fundidesulfovibrio terrae and carries:
- a CDS encoding ABC transporter permease, with amino-acid sequence MRVFQPSIPARKGLAAADGLVLLALFVLAYTGVRLAAQSPEVVDGPAITTDPSSLPWYALLSVGRMFAAYVLSLLFTFFYGTAAARNKQAQVVLMPILDILQSVPILSFLPVVILSLAAVLPLTLAVELSSVVLIFTSQAWNMTFAWYQSLTTIPKELQEAASIFRFNKWMRFRVLELPFAAIGLLWNSMMSWAGGWFFLMASEMFTVGQKDFRLPGLGAYLQEAASKGDLKAISWGVGTLLAVIICLDTFVWRPLLAWSERFKLQMQESEEPATSWFLDSMRASRLIGWIFEKCLEPVLEFLDSLFLKLKPVEGDAAAGRGWGMRLFTLAVLAGGGYGAFQAVGMLTQVGPDKWMEIGLGLLATLARVWAALIIALAITLPLGLGIGLNKRMSNLLLPVVQVLASIPSTALFPVVLLVLLKLPGGLAGASVFLMLMGTIWYLLFNIMAGASAIPQELISMSAILKIEGWERWKTLYLPALFPYCITGAITATGGAWNASIVAEYVLFGGDYVTTTGLGSIIAQATAAGDYPLLLAATLVMVGTVVGFNRFFWRRLYRLAAERYVME
- a CDS encoding SDR family oxidoreductase, which gives rise to MTTDHPENAPILVTGATGYVGGRLVPLLLARGVRVRAVARSLDKLACRPFASHPACELARADVRDLESLRTALQGCRAAYYLVHSMGSAGKDFASSDVESARAFATACAEAGVSRIIYLGGLGDERADLSHHLRSRLETAKALASGPVPVTFLRAAAILGAGSASYEILRSLVERLPVMLTPRWVHTRCQPISIRDVLDYLAGCLEHPETVGQTYDIGGPDILTYEDLFHLYAEVAGLKKRLIIPVPFLSTALSALWVRFVTPVPPSVAGPLIEGLRNEVVCRDTRIRDIIPLPLQSCRETFQAARRELKDRLVPTCWADAGLVLPPEWLVCGDAPYAGGPVYEIGYEAVFDAPPEKVWPAVESIGGERGWYFANILWKLRGGIDRLLGGAGLGPGRRDPQCLLTGDSLDCWRVWESSPPSRLTLLAAMKSPGEAALTLTLAPSPGGRARFTLLARFQPRGLAGLAYWYAMFLPHLALFTGLVRGLARAAGAGIVSGPTRATPLVPGQCRLPNRP